The Pyrococcus kukulkanii genome contains a region encoding:
- a CDS encoding DMT family transporter — protein MNVHAIVAVIFWSTVASAFKLTLSRLDPVSMLFYASLTSTIIFLGANLREGRKFSVKKNLHSAFLGFINPFLYYLVLFNAYSFLPAQEAQALNYTWPIILVVFSSAFLGQPLTIKEFFGVIVGFLGALVIGTHGNLSSLSFANPLGDALALSSALVWAMYWIFNLRDPRKAEEKMFWNFFFGSLYILGLGLVRGIKFDPLGVLGAVYIGTFEMGLTFLLWLKALEGEEAGKVASLVYLTPVLSLVFISIVVGEKILKSTLLGLALILLGIMLSRRE, from the coding sequence ATGAACGTGCATGCTATTGTGGCAGTGATCTTCTGGTCTACCGTAGCTTCGGCATTTAAGCTTACCCTTTCGAGGCTGGATCCCGTAAGTATGCTCTTTTATGCCTCCCTGACGTCGACGATAATATTCCTGGGGGCAAATCTTAGAGAGGGTAGGAAGTTTTCTGTAAAGAAAAACCTCCACTCAGCGTTTTTGGGGTTCATAAACCCCTTCCTGTACTACTTAGTCCTGTTCAATGCATACTCCTTCCTCCCAGCTCAGGAAGCACAGGCATTAAACTACACATGGCCCATAATACTCGTGGTGTTCTCTTCAGCGTTCTTGGGCCAGCCTTTGACTATTAAAGAGTTCTTTGGCGTTATCGTTGGATTCCTTGGAGCATTGGTTATTGGAACGCACGGTAACCTCTCATCCTTAAGCTTTGCAAATCCCCTTGGTGATGCCCTTGCCCTAAGCAGTGCATTGGTGTGGGCCATGTACTGGATCTTCAACCTTAGAGACCCCAGGAAGGCTGAGGAGAAGATGTTCTGGAATTTCTTCTTTGGCTCCCTCTATATACTTGGGCTTGGACTCGTAAGGGGTATAAAGTTCGATCCCCTTGGGGTTCTTGGGGCAGTTTACATTGGAACGTTTGAGATGGGTCTTACCTTCCTTCTGTGGCTTAAGGCGTTGGAGGGGGAAGAGGCTGGAAAAGTTGCATCCCTCGTTTACCTCACTCCCGTGCTTTCCCTGGTGTTCATATCAATTGTAGTTGGGGAGAAAATCTTAAAATCAACGCTCCTTGGACTTGCCTTAATTCTCCTGGGAATAATGCTTTCGAGAAGGGAATAA
- a CDS encoding ATP-binding cassette domain-containing protein, producing the protein MIGYFDKVDKRIGKVDILRGISFKIGEGVTLIVGPNGSGKSTLIKLLVGFWRPTKGKVKLLGENPWNNYKLRQKVGISIDPPSLPKYRRGIDVVKIMADIKDVKIDNHLVKRLFPNMDALNRMIIEYSAGMRKRLSILLALLGENKVLVLDEPFSGIDVSGISEVSKIIKEEAEKGTNIVVVSHMWKPLYDTVDRVVVLVGGEIGFIGDKDEGIKFLNKWGF; encoded by the coding sequence ATGATAGGATATTTTGACAAAGTAGATAAGAGGATAGGAAAAGTTGATATCCTGAGAGGAATTTCTTTTAAAATCGGAGAAGGAGTTACGTTGATAGTCGGACCCAATGGAAGTGGAAAATCAACTCTAATAAAATTGCTAGTTGGATTCTGGAGGCCCACTAAAGGGAAAGTAAAGTTACTTGGAGAAAATCCCTGGAACAATTATAAATTGCGACAGAAAGTAGGAATTAGTATTGATCCTCCATCTTTGCCAAAGTATAGGAGAGGGATAGATGTTGTTAAGATTATGGCAGATATAAAGGATGTAAAAATTGACAACCATTTAGTGAAAAGGCTATTTCCCAATATGGATGCCCTCAATAGAATGATCATTGAGTACTCGGCTGGAATGAGAAAGCGCCTTAGCATTCTTTTAGCGTTACTTGGTGAAAATAAAGTATTGGTTTTGGATGAACCTTTTTCGGGTATTGATGTATCTGGTATTTCTGAAGTATCGAAGATTATTAAGGAAGAAGCTGAGAAGGGAACGAATATAGTAGTTGTCTCACATATGTGGAAGCCCTTGTATGACACGGTTGACAGAGTTGTAGTTTTGGTAGGTGGTGAAATTGGATTTATAGGTGATAAGGATGAAGGAATAAAGTTTCTTAATAAGTGGGGTTTTTAA
- a CDS encoding ABC transporter permease — MKWLKVLTWESSDPLRGYVLVLTIGIVAIFLKISLIKGVSFILMSKPKVLLQYSIFTMFSFKAYIACSLGISFLVSLAIRGERDEGGVYFTYSLPYNPRLIFLAKIASAYILSLTTLTVVHALLFFSHFSSEPRIASITVLRSLPTLVIFYAIVLLYIVALSSISASLLPNASTAGILSFFLIFGISDNIREFNPVLTLHDVFIKSNYRALLPYFLVSIVLIPLSIEIMSRRDIR; from the coding sequence ATGAAATGGCTAAAGGTTCTCACCTGGGAGAGTAGTGATCCCCTGAGAGGATATGTCTTAGTTTTAACAATAGGAATAGTTGCTATATTCTTAAAAATTAGCTTGATAAAAGGGGTATCTTTTATCCTAATGTCTAAACCAAAAGTTCTTCTCCAGTATTCAATCTTTACGATGTTCTCATTCAAGGCTTATATAGCCTGTAGCCTTGGAATATCCTTTTTGGTTTCACTAGCAATAAGAGGGGAAAGAGATGAAGGCGGTGTCTATTTCACATATTCCCTTCCTTACAACCCAAGATTGATATTTCTAGCTAAGATAGCATCAGCTTATATTTTATCTCTCACAACTTTAACAGTTGTCCATGCCCTATTGTTCTTTTCTCATTTCTCTTCTGAGCCGAGAATTGCATCGATAACTGTGCTCAGATCTTTACCTACTTTGGTTATATTTTATGCCATAGTTCTTTTGTATATTGTTGCATTGTCTAGTATTTCTGCATCTTTGCTACCAAACGCTTCAACTGCTGGAATACTGTCATTCTTTCTAATATTTGGAATTTCTGACAATATAAGGGAGTTTAATCCCGTGCTGACCCTTCATGATGTCTTTATTAAAAGCAATTATCGTGCTCTACTTCCTTACTTCCTGGTTTCGATAGTTCTAATTCCCTTATCAATTGAAATAATGTCAAGGAGGGATATAAGATGA